Within the Naumovozyma castellii chromosome 1, complete genome genome, the region AACaacttgaaatttttcaagtttATACACTTGCTACCAAAATTAATTGTTCCCTTATATCCTCGCCGTGTTAGAACAGCATTTACATGATCCAAGAAGAGTTATGGCACCCGCTCAAAAGAGAGATATAGCAGAATATTTGTTTGGAGAACTTAATAAACAAGGAGATGTCATTCAATCGAATAACCAAGAAAGGCAACTACTGTCGTCTGCCTTgcaagaaattttgaaaaagatttTGCTAGAGGCCA harbors:
- the WIP1 gene encoding Wip1p (ancestral locus Anc_5.447) yields the protein MAPAQKRDIAEYLFGELNKQGDVIQSNNQERQLLSSALQEILKKILLEANEIAKAEHSEAVMPVHLEEATRIVLNK